agttgcaaatagAAATAAGAGAAAAGTCGGGATAatgcaagcaaccgatcaaatgcatgagagaaatggttaactgcttaggtgcattacattcccccaaatgtgtggttgcctatctgttaagctctaacaagTCTGTTGTTGATAATCAgtacaggaaggtggttagtttattggcattctggcaactcacccatacaacacccggtccaaaaacaagttgatcatggctaaccaagaactTGATGCAAGTGTTATCGATCCTTCGAGGGAAGGGGAAGAGTCGGATGTCAATTTGAATGAAGAGATGTAtagttgaaacaacagatggccgAGATATACTAAGCATGGGTAAAAGGACACCCACCACCActttaccccgccaaccctgccttTGTCCTACCATTGGCTCAGTCTCAGGAACCTCCCACGGCTGATTCATCCCCgggctttcccatttaccaccactatcAGGGCACTACTTCCCAAACACCaccagctccaccacccaaactagttccataccctcctccaccagccactcctgtttttgtggcacccccactcGCTACACTCCACCAATCCTCTAGCGAGCCTTTATTCCAGGCCcatgataaccaatattaccccggagcccactttcaaagctccagaaccctattcctacactcctcgttttgatctccctgtGGAAACTGAGAAACCATCTAAAAATCCTGAACAagaggagatgtttaggaaggttaAGAGCCTGGAATAGTCCTTCAAGAATATGCAGGGGTtgggaggtcaggtaagcgtggcttacaaagatatATGTTTATTTCTAGATGTTCAGCTACCGgtggggtttaagatgcccaagtttgatttgtatgatgggcacggagacccggtggcacatttgagaggtttttgtagcaaaatgaggggagctggcggGAGAGATGAGttactaatggcatatttcagtcagagtttgagtggtacactcggcaggatcacggaagatggtatacatgggatgatctagcccaggcattcgcttgtcattttcagtataatctcgaGATTATTCCAGATTGTCTATCTTTGACGAATATTGAGAAAAAGCATAATGAAAGCTTCAaggagtatggttttcggtggagagagcaagcaacgagagttgaccctccaatgaaagaaagcgaaatggtggattattttttgTAGGCcctagaacctacttattacggccatctggtatcagctataggcaagtccttcaatgaagtagtgaagatgggtggtatggtggaataagggctcaagtcaaacaaaatcatgagctattcggctattaaggcaactacccgGGCCATTCAAAGTGGAACTATGGGAGTAatcgaaaagaagaagaaaaaggatatGACAATGATTGATTCAAGAGCTTGGTTTGGACCCAGGGGCTCATCTCACCACTATaatcagcctcgaccccaccaccaaacctacccccataccccgtataatccaccccaacactactaccccccaCTAgaaccccatttttctgtccccCACGCCCAAACATATAACCAAACCCTCGCCcatgcacaatggcgtgcaccagtcccacaaaatacctacccatccccacgagcctaccgaaaccctcttAGACCAGATTTCTGTCCCAATCAAACATTtaaaaatgagaggttgcagagaAAGAAAACATTCACTCTATTAGGAgagtcctatactagtttgttccacaggctaagacaATTGGATATGCCGAGGCCGATCGAGTCAAAATTGCCGAATCCTCTCCCAAGAAATCTTGATTATTCTGtaagctgcgaatattgttctggtgctatGGGGCATgacacggagaaatgctggcatttgaagaaTGCTATCCAGGAGCTCATTAATACAAATCGAATTGAAGTCCAAActccggaggcgcccaatatcaaccagaacccgttgccaaCCCATCaggagacaaatatgattgagatagtgcataagggaggggagcctaagaagccttcacagaccgtcatgatgattcagtcCAATGAAGTCAAATCGGTTGAAAAATCAACAAGTGAGATATCAGTGATCAAGTTGAGCAGGGCGAACAGTGAACCATCTGCGGTAGTCtggaaggggtcctcaagtgatgtTGCAGGAAACAAGAAAGGGCGAGAGTGGTTGTGCCGGGAGTGGAAAACAAGCCTATCATGattgtggagggtgcccgcacagatcctgtcattatcaagcttATAACCcagttaccgatagtcaacagcaaggctatcCCGTGGAATTCTGAAcgggtgacagtgacttacaaaggaaaagaagttaaagaagaagtctatgagacccatggattgactcggtcagggagatgctttgcccctgaggggttaagaaaagctaaaaactccaaagataacctagtgctagtgaagaaagctgtgaccgaagaagaggcagaagagtttttgagaaagatgaaggtgcaagactattccattgtggagaagttgaggaagacgcctgctcagatttcactattgttattgttaatccattcagacgagcatcgACGTgccttgatgaaaatcctgaatgaggcccatgttcctgacaaaatctcagaaAACTATTTAGAAAAGACAgccaacaagatatttgaggtaaacaaagtcactttttctgatgatgagtttcccgtggagggtactgagcacaatagtgCCCTCTATCTTACAGTAAAATGCAAAGATTCCATGGTTACctgggtattggtcgacaatggttccagtgcgaacatttgccctctctccactctgaacaagttgaaagtggatgatgaaaggattcacaagaacaatatctgcgtgcggggatttgatggtggagggaaagattcaatCGGTGATATAGTCCTTGAgctgacaataggaccagttgaattcaACATGGAATTCCAGATGCTGGATGTGGCCGTTTCGTACAATCTTCTGTTAGGTCGACCCTAGATTCATGTTGCCAAAGTAGTCCCATCGACTCTGCATCagatggttaagtttgaatgggatagacaggaaatcgttgtgcacagcgaagataatttgtgtgttcccagtgatgccactATTTtgttcattgaggttgaagacgacaagggaccttgggtctatcaggtttttgacacagtatcagttgagaaaattccagaagggaaatttgTTCCAATGCCGAGGGTAACCGCCATCAGTCATGGTGGcttttgaaatgttgaaaaatggttttgtacctggtaagggtttgggtgcatctctgcaaggtatagtacaaccggtgtctctccccaaaaacttgggtACATTcagtttgggattcaagcccacagccgcagacgtgaaaagagctagaaagttgaaacagagggcgtgggtccttccaaagcctaTCCCATGTCTCTCCAGGTCGTTTGTCAAGCCTGTCACTAGGAAGCGCACAGtaacaacagttcccagttctgtggttggtctagataaagagttgattgaaaggttCGAAAGGTCGTTCGACGATATaaacatggtggaagttggagaaggttctagtaaggcggatgtgcaatttgtcgggtccagtgcaaagattaacaattgggaagctactcctctccctacccgaaaggagttttggtagtttgctttgatttttctttcagtttatctggattattccagggttgtaattcagattctatgttctgtcagtttggatgtataaaccttgttatcttttgatttcaatgaaatgcaatttccttttttcatcattcctgatagttttatttttgtttttcttttcttccttgtacaattctttttatgctggtttcaatgacatggcatgcatgaggaatcttcgtcccagtcttaaaagccaatctaattctaagataataattcaagaaatagagtgtgctgatgaatcagaatacgatgaggatgaggcctttgaagagattagtaaagaattaagctattttgaagaaaaacccaagcccaacctgagtgataccgaaacaatcaatttaggggacccggataatatcagagaaactaagataagtgtccatcttgaaccgcaactcagggaagagatgattaaagcattgtttgagtacaaagatatttttgcatggtcatatgatgacatgccgggtctaagcactgacttagTGGTTTACAAATTACCTACTGACCCGACATTTCCTCCTGTCAAATagaagttgaggaagttcaaaaccgacatgagtgtgaagatcaaataagaggtcacaaagcagttcAATGCAAAAttcattcgagtcacgcggtatcccacttggttagccaatgttgtgcctgtgcaaaagaaggatggtaagaccagagtgtgtgttgatttccgtgatctcaacaaggcaagtccaaaggacaacttcccactgtcaaacatccacattttgattgataattgtgccaaatatgagattgggtcttttgtggattgttatgtgggctatcatcagatcctaatggatgaggaggatgcaaaAAAAatgacattcatcacgccatggggaacatactgctaccgggtcatgcctttcggtttgaaaaatgctggggcaacttacatgagggcaatggtgaccatattccacgatatgatacacaaggagattgaggtttatgtggatgatataatcataaagtctagaaagcagtctgactaagtcagagatttgagaaagttcttccaaaggcttcgcaagtacaatcttaagctcaatcctgcaaagtgtgcattcggggtgtcgtctggaaaactgttgggattcatagtcagtcgtcgtggtattgaattggacccattaaagatcaaagctatctaaGAATCTCCAcccccaaggaacaagactgaggtgatgagtttattagggaggttgaactacatcaacaggtttattgcttagcttacgacaacttgtgagcctatcttcaaactgctgaagaaggatgctgcagtcaagtggacaaatgagtgtcaagaagcatttgataagataaaggggtacttgtcaaacccacctatgtcggtgccaccagaaccggggagacctttgattctgtatttgacggtcttggacaattcatttggttgtgtgttgggtcagcatgacatcaccggcaggaaagagcaggccatctattatctcagcaagaagttcacatcttatgaggttaagtacactcacctggaaaggacatgttgcgccataacttgggtagcacagaagttgaagcattatttgtcatcttacactacttacctcatctctcgtttagatccgctaaagtatatctttcagaagcctatgcctacatgGAGGCTCGTTAAATGGCAGTTTTTGCTagcagaatttgacatcgtctatgtgactcggactgcgatgaaagcccaggcattggccgaccatttcgCCGAGAAtccagtggatgaagaatatgagcctttgaagacttacttccctgatgaagaggtaatgcacattgatgagttggaacaagttgaagAGCCagtttggaaacttttctttgatggagcggctaatatgaaaggcgttgggataggagctgtacttatttctgaaacagggcatcactaccctattacggctcaacttcgtttctattgtactaatAACATGGTTGAGTATGAGCCATGCATTTTtggtttgaggttagctgcaaacatgggtgtccaggaagttttggtctCGGGAGACTcgaaccttctggtgcaccaTATTCAAGGgtaatgggaaacacgagatttgaaactcataccgtagcgacagtgtttgcatgatctttgtcaacagtttcGATTAGTAAAGTTCATGCATAtcccaaggattcataatgaggttgccgatgctttggctactctggcgtcaatgttacatcatccagataaggcttatgttgaccctttgcatattcaggtccgtgatcagcatgcttactgcaacgtggtggaagaagaacttgacggtgaaccgtggttccacgacatcagggagtacatcagactgggagtatatccggtacaagccacaagtgactaaaagagaacaattcgacggttggcaagtggatttttcttcagtggaggggttttatacaaaaggactccagatctgggattgttaagatgcatagatgctagacaggccacaactatcatgaccgaaatACATTCTAgggtctgtggaccgcatatgagtgggtacgttctggcaaagaagattctccgaacAGGTTATTACTGgttcactatggagcgagattgtatcagttttgtgcgcaagtgtcatcaatgtcaagtgcacggagatttgattcattctccgccatctgaattgcatacaatgtctccaccatggccttttgttacttggggcatggatgtcattggaccaattgagccagcagcgtccaatgggcacaggttcattctggtggccatcgattatttcactaagtgggtggAGGATAAAACTTTCAAGtatgtgaccaagaaagcagtgatcgattttgtgcattcaaatatcatttgtcggttcggaatcccaaaggtgatcatcacagataatggtgctaatctcaacagtcatatgataaaagaggtatgtcaacagtttaagattacgcgtcgcaattccaccccatatcgccccaaggaaAATGAAGCaatcgaggcagccaacaagaacataaagaagatacttcggaaaatggtggaaggttccaggcagtggcatgaaaatttgccctttgcattgttgggttatcgcactactgttcgcacttcagtaggggcaactccttatttgttgatatatggcactgaagcagtgatacccacgAAAGTTGAAATTCCGTCCCtttggattgtcgctgaagccgaaattgatgattataagtgggtcaaaacccgcctggagcaattgagtttgatcgataagaagagattggcagtagtgtgtcatggccagttgtatcaacagagaatgacaagagcatataacaagaaggtgagtccacagaagtttgaagtgggtcaacaagtattgaagcgtatccttccacatcaggctgaagcaaaaggcaagttcgccccaaattggcaggggccgttcatcataacgagagtgttgtccaatggtgctttgtatttaatagatatagaaggcaaatgtgtagacatgACTATCAATATGTAGTCAAaaaatattatgtatgatttctctggtttaaattgtatttgtttgcacttggcatgttctGAAGATtagaatgacgaagacattttgttctgttatctaaatgctttatcctttgttaccccttttgagccttatttatttcctttcatacccctcttttggaatcagtagcaaagttcagaaacgcaGTCACAAAAgatgagtaaaggaaaagagagaaaagaaaagagaagaaaaaaaaagaaaaagagagaacaacaaaaagagaaaaaggaagaaaaaaaagaagagaaagaaaagaaagagaaaagagaaaatcacaacaacaaagccatTTAtgtgtcatgaactacgtttgacctgattccttttaaggatacgtaggcagcctcacggttcggtcctatcaaaataaaaatccaaaagtccccaggcaaagaaactggggcagaagttgtggttattGTAAGAAATcagattccgaaagttgtaatattgaacccatttgaattgttttgagccttttgataccctttctatctaaccctatccaaaatcccacattacggtccaaagaaagaccttccgatcagtcttcgagagatgccaagttgagcGGGTGGAGGTGATTCATATTAGGGGTaacactccggtccaaacaaggaagatgaaaaatgagagagtcttattggtgaaaaccctcacgggcaccgtaagacgacggaaagctgagagaaatcaaaatgagagagtcttattggtgaaaaccttcatgggcaCCTTATcgtgaaagtgagttgagagatgaataaatgagagaggtttatTGATGAAAACCATTcggggcaccgcaggccgaacaagcaCAAGGTTTCGgtgaagaaattgggttttgaAGGTCTCGGGGCGTAAAGTACGACAACTAAAAGTTGATTGGTGGGacagactgggctgattaatccaaaatgcatgtcatgatcattggtaccagctgctccactcggataagtctcttttctttttccccttcaagAGAGTATTccaattttggatttttcttatccctAACTCTCATAGTCAttacatttcatttcttttgggtttatttctctaagatgtttccaatgtcagttttgtttaagcaaataagtaAGGGTTTCAAacctcactaccaacttccaaagttgCACAAAGGCACAGGGCGGCCAAAGCATTGCTagtgttgcgaccaaaacactcacgcaagtgtacatgatcttcaagtaatatagtaataagtaaagtatcATTCCCACGAGGACTTATGATCAACTTATagactgatgcaaactcaaacaattatcgattcaagctaattcatcacaaaatacataaataaccaatttacaatttaactagtagACAAACAATAATACAACACAAAGTTACTACGcacttatgaatttttcttttaacaattaataaaagaaATATTCCAGAGTCATGGGCTTGATAGAGATCATGCTAcgtttttagcttaaaaataatttattgattatctgggttattgattatagggttaataatacccataagaatctgtcgatttCTTATACACCTATTCatgttaaattaatacctat
The Nicotiana sylvestris chromosome 11, ASM39365v2, whole genome shotgun sequence DNA segment above includes these coding regions:
- the LOC138881898 gene encoding uncharacterized protein translates to MPRPIESKLPNPLPRNLDYSVSCEYCSGAMGHDTEKCWHLKNAIQELINTNRIEVQTPEAPNINQNPLPTHQETNMIEIVHKGGEPKKPSQTVMMIQSNEVKSVEKSTSEISVIKLSRANNEHRRALMKILNEAHVPDKISENYLEKTANKIFEVNKVTFSDDEFPVEGTEHNSALYLTVKCKDSMVTWVLVDNGSSANICPLSTLNKLKVDDERIHKNNICVRGFDGGGKDSIGDIVLELTIGPVEFNMEFQMLDVAVSYNLLLGRP